From Mucilaginibacter rubeus, a single genomic window includes:
- a CDS encoding RagB/SusD family nutrient uptake outer membrane protein, producing the protein MIKGKINITILALTAAIALGACSKALNPVPANQVVNVNAITDQASAQAVLNGAYLRFANGNVNNFTNWTYNEIPGSVFAGFIGDGYTTVDPNETNNYNNTFSQAIWDNSYKLIEASNEVISGATNLNAGAFTGNRKNEILGEARFLRAYGAFRVMGYFAQWWDVSSKFGIIIRDQPSAVSNIAKARSDVGTSYDFILADLDFAIANAPATNPRYYATRWAAMALKMRVLMSRGTSGDYAQVIALAQAIQQSGFYSLENSLKDIFYVKGLASSEVILGIQPFAGQEKYIASLSRAYYPGTTDLWVAKKALKDLLANDPRGQWMLNKETIYTVLIPNTYHFQKYIAYGAMPTQLSETAYAFRLSEVYLLESEAIIRSGGSLDQARTLLKTVMSRAGVTDFSAVDNATTTESMLLQNYYEIVRNLVGEDGADWMALLRFPLATVTQLRPTITSNQQYILPIPLTEFKANPGIGLQNPGY; encoded by the coding sequence ATGATCAAAGGAAAAATCAATATAACAATCCTGGCGCTTACCGCGGCAATTGCACTTGGAGCATGCTCAAAGGCATTGAACCCTGTGCCGGCAAACCAGGTGGTTAACGTGAACGCAATTACCGATCAAGCCTCGGCTCAAGCAGTTCTAAATGGCGCTTATCTTCGTTTTGCAAACGGGAATGTCAATAACTTTACAAACTGGACATATAATGAAATTCCCGGAAGCGTATTTGCCGGTTTTATTGGTGATGGCTATACCACGGTTGATCCCAATGAAACTAATAATTACAACAACACTTTTAGCCAGGCCATCTGGGATAACTCTTATAAGCTGATTGAAGCTTCGAATGAAGTTATCAGTGGGGCAACCAATCTCAATGCCGGCGCATTTACCGGGAACAGAAAAAATGAAATACTTGGCGAAGCCCGTTTTTTACGAGCATACGGCGCTTTTCGGGTGATGGGCTATTTTGCACAATGGTGGGATGTTTCCAGCAAGTTTGGCATCATTATACGTGATCAGCCTTCTGCCGTAAGTAATATTGCTAAGGCAAGGAGCGATGTGGGTACAAGCTACGATTTTATCCTGGCCGACTTGGACTTTGCTATTGCCAACGCGCCGGCAACAAATCCGCGTTATTATGCAACCAGATGGGCTGCCATGGCTTTAAAAATGCGCGTACTAATGAGCCGCGGAACTTCGGGTGATTATGCCCAGGTTATTGCGTTAGCTCAGGCGATCCAGCAATCTGGCTTCTATTCGCTGGAAAATAGTCTGAAGGATATTTTTTATGTTAAAGGTCTTGCCAGCTCAGAGGTGATTTTAGGTATTCAGCCCTTTGCCGGACAGGAGAAGTATATTGCGAGCCTTAGCCGGGCGTATTATCCGGGCACAACCGATCTATGGGTTGCCAAAAAAGCGCTGAAAGATCTACTGGCCAATGATCCGAGAGGGCAGTGGATGCTTAATAAAGAAACTATCTATACTGTATTAATCCCCAACACCTATCATTTTCAGAAATACATTGCCTATGGCGCTATGCCAACTCAATTATCTGAAACCGCTTATGCTTTCCGTTTAAGCGAGGTTTACCTGCTGGAATCGGAAGCGATAATCAGGTCGGGTGGAAGCCTTGATCAAGCCAGAACTTTACTCAAAACAGTAATGAGCAGGGCTGGTGTGACAGATTTTTCGGCGGTTGACAATGCAACCACTACCGAAAGCATGTTACTCCAAAACTACTATGAAATTGTAAGGAATCTTGTAGGTGAGGATGGCGCAGACTGGATGGCTCTGCTGCGGTTCCCTTTGGCAACTGTAACCCAACTAAGGCCAACAATTACATCAAATCAGCAATATATTCTACCAATTCCTTTAACTGAGTTTAAGGCTAATCCGGGTATCGGGTTGCAGAATCCAGGCTATTAA
- a CDS encoding TonB-dependent receptor: MFSAYAYAQQINLSVNKAPLKEVFKELKAQSGYNFVYAESDLKQARLVTLKVTSGKFEDVLVQVFAGQPLTYTIRSKTVIVKAKPAEFMEKVKSFFRSLTGVVKDERGKPLPGVTVSVEGSANRTMTDENGRFFLKDVDKDAVISFDYIGYKSQRVQARNLEGNDIAIQLDPSINELEEVVMVGYGTSKRKDLTGAISSVNMDNIKNTTFTTIDQALSGQAAGVEVVQGDGSPGGLAKIRIRGGASIIGGNDPLYVIDGVQLNIENRYIQAAADLINPVESLTSDPSTLTTVGSSFSRGLNTLAGLNINDIESIDILKDASATAIYGSKAANGVVIITTKKGINNQQPSVDASYFQTYSMPRTIKVLNGSQYESILKEGAANLNKQIAPYSDIYADSILNVPSYFRNNTNWIDLVTRTGVSRNANASVRGGGRDTRYYTSLSYDDQTGTVLGTDFSRVTGKVNIDNELTNRIRLNASLNYGFIRNNISNGVYTSASLAPPNLAPFTADGSPTQFIPGILAGTVAQGVQNPFSLLQGRNHATTALLLGSASLEYTILKSLRFKSTFSVNHTTYRQQNYVPDALYIATIDPRSKGGISTTGQTQETTFFYENTLTWDKQFDDDNHFTLLGGTSWQQSKTNTFSVSGMDRPNSGTLPDGTPATISSLPVKLNDRSALLSFYLRANYAFKNKYLITITGRADASSKFPANNRVGYFPSAGLAWRLNQEGFLKNVSWLNELKLRVSSGLTGTQNIRDNLFYTFYSSATYAGSNALIASKLGSDLTKWETTFQKDAGIDFALFNSRVRGSIGYYDKRSADLLVALPVPTSTGFSSALQNYATIDNRGLEIELRGDIIKNKNFRWSTALNISGNRSKVLKLKEALSDPLAGPLTSDEQLNSLYLGNTILTVGQPVGLIYGYKYLGVLKKQDKNSSYPPLGTPIYQLIETGSYAGQAERMVIGHAEPKFFGGLTHSFTYKNLTLTTLFSFSYGGDLIYLPRLNDITLLDQSNHITAILDHYSATNTTSNNPGLTLKGNANLPGISNFAVFSASYLKLKSLTVNYQLPQKITGKFHIHDATLFLSGNNLFIVSKYPGPDPEVSNDPYSLIGGYTDDASYPTARQYSFGLRLKL, translated from the coding sequence CAGCAAATAAATCTCTCGGTTAACAAAGCACCGCTTAAAGAGGTTTTTAAGGAGCTTAAAGCCCAAAGCGGTTATAATTTTGTTTATGCCGAGAGCGACTTAAAACAAGCCAGGTTAGTCACCTTAAAAGTGACTTCAGGGAAGTTTGAAGATGTGCTGGTACAGGTTTTCGCCGGGCAACCACTTACTTATACCATCAGGAGCAAAACAGTTATTGTTAAAGCAAAGCCTGCCGAATTTATGGAAAAGGTCAAATCCTTTTTCAGATCACTTACCGGGGTAGTAAAAGACGAAAGAGGAAAGCCCCTGCCTGGAGTTACGGTTTCTGTTGAGGGCTCCGCAAACCGGACCATGACAGATGAAAATGGCCGTTTTTTTTTGAAGGATGTGGATAAGGATGCTGTTATTTCATTTGATTATATCGGTTATAAAAGCCAGCGTGTTCAGGCCAGGAATTTAGAAGGTAATGACATTGCCATTCAGCTGGACCCAAGTATAAACGAGCTTGAAGAGGTTGTGATGGTTGGTTATGGCACATCAAAAAGGAAAGACCTTACCGGTGCCATATCCTCGGTGAATATGGACAATATCAAAAACACCACCTTTACTACTATAGATCAGGCTCTTTCCGGACAAGCCGCAGGTGTTGAGGTTGTACAAGGTGATGGTTCACCGGGAGGCCTGGCTAAAATCCGGATAAGGGGAGGGGCATCAATTATTGGCGGTAACGACCCGCTTTATGTCATCGACGGAGTTCAGCTTAATATCGAGAACAGATATATCCAGGCAGCGGCCGATCTGATCAACCCGGTTGAAAGTTTGACTTCCGATCCTTCTACGCTAACCACCGTTGGGTCCTCGTTTTCCCGTGGGTTGAATACGCTTGCCGGTTTAAATATTAACGATATCGAATCTATTGATATTCTTAAAGATGCATCGGCAACCGCCATTTATGGTTCGAAGGCGGCTAACGGTGTGGTTATTATCACTACAAAAAAAGGTATAAATAACCAGCAGCCATCTGTAGATGCAAGTTATTTTCAAACCTATAGTATGCCCAGGACTATAAAGGTGCTTAACGGAAGCCAATATGAATCGATACTTAAAGAAGGGGCAGCCAACTTAAATAAGCAGATAGCGCCTTATTCGGATATATATGCTGATTCTATCCTAAATGTCCCCTCTTATTTTCGCAACAACACCAACTGGATTGATTTGGTTACCCGTACCGGTGTCAGCAGGAACGCAAATGCAAGCGTTCGGGGAGGTGGCCGGGATACCAGGTATTATACTTCATTATCATATGATGACCAAACAGGCACGGTGCTGGGTACAGATTTTAGCCGTGTTACGGGAAAAGTAAACATTGACAACGAGCTTACTAACCGGATACGTTTGAACGCCAGCCTCAATTATGGTTTTATCAGAAACAACATTAGCAACGGGGTGTACACCTCTGCGTCGCTTGCTCCGCCTAACTTAGCGCCTTTTACCGCGGATGGCTCGCCGACGCAATTTATTCCCGGAATTTTGGCCGGTACTGTAGCCCAGGGCGTTCAAAATCCGTTTAGCTTGTTGCAGGGCAGGAACCATGCCACCACCGCCCTGCTTTTGGGCTCTGCTTCCTTGGAATATACTATTTTAAAATCGTTAAGGTTTAAAAGTACTTTTTCAGTTAATCATACTACTTACCGTCAGCAAAACTACGTGCCGGACGCGCTCTATATCGCTACAATTGATCCCCGTTCAAAAGGTGGGATCTCCACGACCGGGCAAACCCAGGAAACTACTTTTTTTTATGAGAACACACTGACCTGGGATAAGCAGTTTGACGATGATAACCATTTCACCTTATTAGGCGGTACATCCTGGCAGCAATCAAAAACAAATACCTTTTCTGTTTCAGGTATGGATCGCCCAAATAGCGGAACGCTTCCTGACGGAACTCCTGCAACAATATCTTCTTTGCCTGTTAAACTCAATGATCGTAGTGCTTTATTAAGTTTTTATCTCCGCGCCAACTACGCTTTTAAGAATAAATATTTGATAACAATTACAGGCAGGGCTGATGCATCATCCAAATTCCCGGCAAATAACCGGGTGGGTTATTTTCCTTCAGCCGGTTTGGCCTGGCGGTTAAACCAGGAAGGCTTCCTGAAAAATGTTTCCTGGCTTAACGAGTTAAAGCTTCGTGTAAGCAGCGGATTGACAGGCACCCAAAATATTCGCGATAATCTCTTTTATACTTTTTATTCATCGGCTACTTATGCGGGTAGCAACGCCTTGATTGCCTCAAAACTGGGCAGCGATCTTACAAAATGGGAAACTACATTTCAGAAAGACGCGGGGATTGATTTCGCGCTATTCAATTCCAGGGTTCGGGGCAGTATCGGCTATTATGATAAAAGATCGGCAGACTTGCTGGTAGCATTACCTGTTCCTACCAGTACTGGGTTTTCATCGGCGCTGCAAAACTATGCCACTATTGACAACAGGGGGCTGGAAATTGAACTGCGTGGCGACATTATAAAAAACAAGAATTTTAGGTGGAGCACTGCCCTGAACATATCAGGTAACCGGTCTAAAGTACTTAAGTTGAAAGAGGCGTTATCAGATCCCTTAGCCGGACCGCTGACCTCTGACGAACAACTCAATTCACTTTATCTTGGAAACACGATTTTAACAGTTGGGCAGCCGGTAGGATTAATTTACGGATATAAATATTTAGGTGTCCTTAAAAAACAAGATAAAAATAGTTCTTATCCGCCATTGGGAACCCCAATTTACCAATTAATTGAAACCGGCTCTTATGCGGGGCAGGCCGAGCGTATGGTCATAGGGCATGCCGAACCTAAATTTTTTGGCGGGCTTACCCATTCGTTTACTTATAAAAATCTTACGTTAACAACCTTGTTCAGCTTTTCATACGGAGGTGACCTCATTTATCTTCCCAGGCTGAACGATATAACCCTGCTTGATCAATCAAATCATATCACAGCTATTTTAGATCATTACAGCGCTACAAATACTACTTCAAATAATCCGGGGCTGACCCTTAAAGGGAATGCGAATTTGCCGGGTATTTCCAATTTCGCGGTATTCAGCGCCTCTTATCTCAAGCTTAAGTCGCTAACGGTCAATTATCAATTGCCTCAAAAGATCACCGGCAAATTCCATATACATGATGCTACTCTTTTTCTGTCGGGGAATAATTTATTCATTGTTTCAAAGTATCCCGGGCCCGATCCGGAGGTTAGTAACGATCCCTACAGTTTGATTGGCGGGTATACCGATGACGCATCCTATCCTACGGCGCGTCAATATAGTTTTGGTTTAAGGTTGAAGTTATAA